GTCGCGCAGGGGCGCCATCGCTACTATCGCATCGCATCTGTTGAAACGGGGCATATGCTCGAGACGATGCTTGGGTTTGCCGGCGGCCGCATGCGCACCGCCCGGCGAGCTGGGCCGGCCGACTTGCGGCTGCGGACGGCGAGGACTTGCTACGATCACATTGCCGGGCGCCTCGGGGTCGCCATCGCCCAGCACTTACAGAAAGCCGGGCATGTGGTTCTCGATGATGGCGCAGGCCAGATATCGGCGAGCGGCCATGCTTTTTTTGCCAAGCTGGGCCTTGATGTCAGCCAGGGCGGGAGCCGCGGCCACCGCGCCCTATGCCGGCCGTGCCTCGACTGGAGCGAAAGACGCTACCACATTGGCGGTACACTTGGACGTGCACTCTGCGAGCACTGCCTGAGCGAGGCATGGATCGAGCGCGAGCGTGACACGCGCGCGCTCATCATTACCGAAGCTGGCCGTGAGGCTTTCGACAGCCTGTTCGGATGGGCAAGTATGGATGAGGAGGAGGGCGCTTGCCGGGAGGAAACCGCCTTCGAGGCAGGCGCATTTCCGTGAGCCGAAACGCCCTCAGCGCGCGACGATCTCGATATCGCGATCGGCGCCGCTGTCGACCTTGAACTCGCGCGTGTAGACTTGGCCGTCATGCCGCGCGATCAGCACATAGTCGCCCTCAGCCAGCACGAGCGAGGGAAATGCCCCGATTGCCTCACGGATCACGTCGCCACCGGGTGTCAGAACGCTGAAGGCGGTGCCCGCAAAGGCCTCACCTCCCGCGGTGTTCACGAGCTTCAACGTGACGGTGGCCGCGCGATGGTTAATCGTCGCTTCTGTGAGTTTGCCAGCCTCGACGCGTAAGTCGCTGCGCATGATGGCGTTGCTGTCGCCATAGGTGGAGACGATATGGTAGGCGCCTTCCGGTAGACGGATCAGGTCGCCGGGCTTTGCGTCCGCGACGACGAGGCGGCCCTCGGCATCGTTGCCGACGGGCAGATAAACCGAAAACGTCAGCTTCGAGACGGGAATCGCAATGTCCCCAATCGTGCCGGAGACCTTCAAGGCTCCCGCATTGATGGTCAAGATCTCGTCGAGCGGCGCGTTCCGCAGCGTGACGCGGCGCATGGCGCTGGCGAAGCCGTAGGACGCGTGCAGCATATAAGTGCCAGGCGGCAGCTCGAAATGGCTCGTGGCGTCGTCCGCGCGAGCGACAAGTTCGGGGGCTGCGCCATTGGTGCCAAGCCGGTATATCCGCCAGATCAGACCGGAGCGGATCGGGGCATCGCCCGTCACCAATCTGGCGCTCGCCGTAACCATGCTATTGGCCACAGGCTGATCGAGCGGCGACATCGCGGCCGGCGGAACCTGGGGAGAGGTGACGGATGGGGGAGACAGCACAGGCGCCAGCGGCGCCTGCCCCTGTGGTGCGAGCCCCTGCGCCGCGGCCGGCGTGACCAGTGCTAGGGCAACCGGCAGCAGACCTGCTCCGACCGCCCGGGCCGCCGCGCCATAGCGCGATAGGATGGCAGTCGGACGCGTGCCGCTGTTCCCCAAGCCTTCTGAGGGAGCGCCAGTCATAAATGCGTGCGGATTCATCATTCCCTGTATCTGCCAAGGCGAGGCGCCCGCTGCAAGCCGGCATATTCACACCCGCGCGTTGGCAAGTGTGGCAACTGCCCGCTCAATTCACCGGGGTGCGCGGTCCTTGTCGTCCAATAGGTCAGCTGCTGCTGTGGCGAGATTATGGAGCGACAAGGGCTCGTATCGGAACTCGACCATATGACGGCCGGCAGGGACCTCCACGGCGCGGAACAGCAGATTGGCGCGCCGGATGGGCTTTTCCTCCCCATCGACCGTCACCTGCCAGCCTGGATAATAGATGTCATGCAGCACCAGCATCGCCGGCTTGTCAGTGACTACACGGATGCGCACGCTGTTGCGGCGGTAGCGCGTGATGATGGCCTTTCCGCTCGGCGGCTCCTGCATTTCCGGCAAATCGCCGAGGCCGTAACGATTATCGAGATCCTTGACGTCGGCCACGTCGATCAGAGCTTCGTCGCTGTGCTCGAGATCCGGCAGGCCCTGTTCCTTGAGCACCCGTTCACTGTCCACCGGCACGAGGCGCGTCGCCAGGTAGGCACGCGGCGTACGCGGAGGCATCTTGTAGATCCACATCGTCCCCGCGCCGTAGATCAGCCGGGCTTGCGGCAAATGCGGGAACTGCGATGGCATTTTCTCGACCGGACGATCGAGCACGATGTATTCGAGGCCGAGAAGCGAGGCGAGGCGTGAGCGGTAGTTGCGGAACGTGATCGGAAATTGGCGCAGGCTGGCGTCGGCGGCATTCTCTCCAGGGCCGACCGCGCGCTCGTAGTCGGCGATGCGCAGCGGGTTGTAACCGAGCGTGTCTTCAAGCCCCAGCACCATCGAGGCGTTCTGCCACGCACCTTGGAGCCCGAGAATCTCGACTCGCGGCCGGGCGCCCTCCGCATGGCGTGCCGCGAGCTCACGGGTCAGCACCTGAAGGCCCCGGAGCTGATCGGAAGGAAGTTGCTCGAACACCGCGTAGCGCTCACGCGGCTCGGCGTTGAGCGCCGAGGCGGCGTTGCGTAGGACAAGGTCGCCCCCCGTCATGGCGATCAGCGCGGCGCAGGCGTAGAGGCGCAGGGCGGGCCGTCGCCCGGCAATGATGATCGCCGCGGCGATGGCAGCGATCAAGGCGCCAAGGCCGATCTGGATCATCGCTTCCGGTAGCTTGCCCGCGGCGATGGCAAAGCGGCTTGCATTGATGATGGCCGCCGCCGTCAGCCCGACGGCGAGCACCACCAGGAGAGGACTTGCCGGATTGCCCTCAACATCGGCGCGCTTTGGCGCCCCTTCCGCCATGAAGCGATGAACGAGATATCCCGCCGCCATGGCGAAGGCAAAGTTCAGCATGAACGTTGCGTCAGCTGGGCGCCTGTAGAGATCGACGCCCGGGATGTAGCGGTAGAACAGCTCGAATATGGGGGTGTAATACCCCAGCGCATAAATAAGGGCGCCTATCCCGACGAAGAGGAAAAAGCGAAACTCGCGCGCGAGCAGGCGGCCGCCCCCGATGCCATGCCAGAGGATGAGCATCGCGGGCACGGTGCCGATGAACAGATAATCGATAGCGCGGTCCGTCCACGTCCCCTCAGGCAGGGTGTGCGGTCCCGGCCCCCAATAGTCGTAGGTCAGGTTGAGAGAGCCGAAGATATTCCCGAAGATGGCCGTCGCGAGGCTCTGCGGCGGGAGCGATCCCATTCCCGCTGTCGCGAAGTCGATCATGGGGCGGTTGGAATCGGAGAGGAACTGGATCGTCAGGAGGGCAGGGACCGCCAGCAGCGCTCCTCCCGTCGCCGCCATCACCGCGAGCAGGCCGATGCGACTACGCAGGTAGGCGAGCGGCGCCCGGGCGGTCGCGATCTGGTAGCCGACGCTGCCGATGAGCGCGAGGCAGAAGAGATAGGCGACCTGGTCGCGGCCGAGCGCCATCAGTGAGGCGATGACGCCAAACGCGACAGCTCTGACGTAGGAACGGCGGCCGAGTGAACTTTCCAGGAGGAAAAGCGCGAGGGGAAAATACCCATAGGAGAAGATCATCCCCGTATGCTGGAGGCGTGCCGACGCCGAGCCCCCGAGGATATAGATCATGACCGTGACGACGGCGCCGGCCGGATGCCAGCCTCTGCGCTTGAACAACCCAACGATGCCGAGCGCCCCGGGCAGGAAATGTGCATAGACGGCGATATCGAAGAGCTGCATGGATGCCCGCGGCATAAGCCAGCCGAAGAGCACCATCGATGGCGTAAACAAGAGCGACTGGGGATCCGCGACCGAGGGATAACCGCTGAAATGGTAAGGGTTCCAGAGGGGCCACTCGCCCGCTTCAAGCGAAGCGCCGAGGTAGCGCAGCATGGGATAGAAGTGATTCTTGGAATCCCAAGGCACGACTGCGCCCGTAAGGGGCCAAACCAGCGCGGTCACCAGCCAGAAAGCAAAAATTATGAGGAGCGTGCGGATCGTGGTTTCACGCGTCCAGCTCGTCGACCCCGGATGCGAGGGGATGCGCTGGGGGGCTACCATTTCGGACGTGTCCATACCGGACGCAGACGAGCGGGACGGGTGGGTGTGTGGCATGGGTGAATGGGACATTGGGCGGAACCAGGCTGCGGATGCTTGCTAAAGAGGCCATCCGATCCTGGCAGGCCTTTCGGCCTGTGAGCGGCATAGCGGAAATGGGAACACCGTGAGCCCTGATGCCAGCTCCACTTGCGCGGCTCTCGCAAATGGTCGCCAAGCTCTGCAGTCAGCTAGGCGCTGCCCGTGCTATATCGGCAATACAGACATACGATCGACAAAGCGCGCGCGGCTTGACCATGGCACCGACCGGGGAGGGGCAACCTCCACAACCACCTGAGGCTTGTCCCAGCCGCAATGCAGGCATGCGCTGGTAGCTCGACGATTCGAGCACAACAAACCCAATGTCAACCATCAAACACAGGAATCAGGCGTAATTCTGATGCTCGAGCTTCTCCAAACCCGCCGATCCGTTCCGCCCCGCCTTCTCCACGCTCCAGGTCCGTCGCCGGAAGAGCTTTCGCTGTTGCTGCGGATCGCATCGCGGGTACCAGATCACGGAAAACTAGCGCCCTGGCGGTTCATCGTGTTCCAGGGCGACGCCCGAAAGGCAGCGGGTGAACTGATCGCGGGCGTCTACGCCGCAGATAATCCCGAGGCGGATGACAAGCGGTTGGCTGCAGAACGGGATCGTCTCGCCTTTGCGCCACTGGTGATCGGCATCGTGTCGCGCGCGGGCGCTCATGTGAAAATACCCGAATGGGAGCAGGTTCTCTCGGCGGGAGCGGTTGCCATGAACCTGACGATAGCGGCGAATGCCATGGGCTACGGGTCCGCGTGGCTGACCGAATGGTATGC
This portion of the Chelatococcus sp. YT9 genome encodes:
- a CDS encoding winged helix-turn-helix domain-containing protein, translated to MSAQTHLAQIGALLGDPARANILLALMDGRARTAKELAFLARVSAPTASAHLGKLADGGLLAVVAQGRHRYYRIASVETGHMLETMLGFAGGRMRTARRAGPADLRLRTARTCYDHIAGRLGVAIAQHLQKAGHVVLDDGAGQISASGHAFFAKLGLDVSQGGSRGHRALCRPCLDWSERRYHIGGTLGRALCEHCLSEAWIERERDTRALIITEAGREAFDSLFGWASMDEEEGACREETAFEAGAFP
- a CDS encoding YfhO family protein yields the protein MVAPQRIPSHPGSTSWTRETTIRTLLIIFAFWLVTALVWPLTGAVVPWDSKNHFYPMLRYLGASLEAGEWPLWNPYHFSGYPSVADPQSLLFTPSMVLFGWLMPRASMQLFDIAVYAHFLPGALGIVGLFKRRGWHPAGAVVTVMIYILGGSASARLQHTGMIFSYGYFPLALFLLESSLGRRSYVRAVAFGVIASLMALGRDQVAYLFCLALIGSVGYQIATARAPLAYLRSRIGLLAVMAATGGALLAVPALLTIQFLSDSNRPMIDFATAGMGSLPPQSLATAIFGNIFGSLNLTYDYWGPGPHTLPEGTWTDRAIDYLFIGTVPAMLILWHGIGGGRLLAREFRFFLFVGIGALIYALGYYTPIFELFYRYIPGVDLYRRPADATFMLNFAFAMAAGYLVHRFMAEGAPKRADVEGNPASPLLVVLAVGLTAAAIINASRFAIAAGKLPEAMIQIGLGALIAAIAAAIIIAGRRPALRLYACAALIAMTGGDLVLRNAASALNAEPRERYAVFEQLPSDQLRGLQVLTRELAARHAEGARPRVEILGLQGAWQNASMVLGLEDTLGYNPLRIADYERAVGPGENAADASLRQFPITFRNYRSRLASLLGLEYIVLDRPVEKMPSQFPHLPQARLIYGAGTMWIYKMPPRTPRAYLATRLVPVDSERVLKEQGLPDLEHSDEALIDVADVKDLDNRYGLGDLPEMQEPPSGKAIITRYRRNSVRIRVVTDKPAMLVLHDIYYPGWQVTVDGEEKPIRRANLLFRAVEVPAGRHMVEFRYEPLSLHNLATAAADLLDDKDRAPR
- a CDS encoding nitroreductase; the protein is MLELLQTRRSVPPRLLHAPGPSPEELSLLLRIASRVPDHGKLAPWRFIVFQGDARKAAGELIAGVYAADNPEADDKRLAAERDRLAFAPLVIGIVSRAGAHVKIPEWEQVLSAGAVAMNLTIAANAMGYGSAWLTEWYAYDRRVLEKLGVAANERMAGFVHIGTPVERQPDRPRPDLADVVTHFGS